A stretch of Tripterygium wilfordii isolate XIE 37 chromosome 11, ASM1340144v1, whole genome shotgun sequence DNA encodes these proteins:
- the LOC120008425 gene encoding uncharacterized protein LOC120008425 isoform X2 produces the protein MFTVQKAIRNINTAVDATRLTRFALQRPKCVEVEFANGSKYSLSAEFLRVYSPAADAKIRSFGGEKVIFGRRHVGIMSAEPVGNYGDNI, from the exons ATGTTTACAGTACAGAAAGCAATCAGGAATATAAACACGGCCGTAGATGCTACACGCCTCACCAGATTTGCTCTCCAGCGACCAAAATGT GTAGAGGTAGAATTTGCTAATGGTAGTAAATATAGTTTGTCAGCTGAATTTTTGAGAGTATACAGCCCAGCTGCTGATGCCAAGATTAGATCATTTGGGGGTGAAAAG GTGATATTTGGGAGACGCCATGTGGGGATCATGTCCGCAGAACCTGTAGGAAACTATGGG GATAATATTTGA
- the LOC120008424 gene encoding uncharacterized protein LOC120008424 — translation MGREVVLLLLYFSISLQVRRLSSSSISAPLHFQGNRESAAARNVNLEPEDAHQTHCSRERSRAAWELIEEYLMPFVEKERYQISTRCRLHPDNDLYRDQERHKFHVQLNEWQCGYCKKTFYEEKYLDKHFESRHYDLLNATRSRCLADLCGALHCDLVMGSQPRKTKCNPAAVARNKHLCESLADGCFAVNEGPSASRLHEFFLRQFCDSHTCAGGQKPFSKGRKKKRSTLYIAFAILLLMLLPLFYTFIYLYQRGIKRGTQGLKRISEIIQKRKHP, via the exons ATGGGACGGGAGGTGGTTCTGCTACTTCTCTACTTTTCGATTTCTCTGCAAGTGAGAAGGCTCTCTTCTTCTTCGATTTCTGCTCCTCTACACTTTCAG GGCAATAGAGAATCTGCAGCTGCAAG AAATGTAAACCTGGAGCCGGAGGATGCTCACCAAACACATTGCTCTAGAGAAAGGAGTAGGGCAGCATGGGAATTAATTGAGGAG TATTTGATGCCCTTTGTGGAGAAGGAACGATATCAGATATCTACTAGATGTAGGCTTCACCCTGATAACGATCTGTACAGAGATCAGGAAAGGCACAAGTTCCATGTACAACTTAATGAGTGGCAATGTGGGTACTGTAAGAAGACCTTTTATGAAGAGAAGTATCTTGATAAGCATTTTGAAAGCAGACATTATGATTTACTGAATGCG ACTCGCAGCAGGTGCTTGGCAGACCTATGTGGTGCATTGCACTGTGACCTTGTTATGGGTTCCCAGCCACGGAAGACTAAATGTAATCCTGCTGCTGTGGCAAGGAATAAGCATCTTTGCGAG AGTCTAGCTGATGGCTGTTTCGCAGTTAACGAGGGTCCCTCAGCTAGCCGTCTTCACG AATTCTTTTTACGCCAGTTCTGTGATTCCCATACTTGTGCTGGAGGTCAGAAACCCTTCTCTAAAGGACGCAAG aagaagagaagtacACTCTATATTGCTTTTGCAATATTGCTTTTGATGCTGCTGCCACTGTTCTACACTTTCATTTACTTGTACCAGAG GGGAATTAAAAGGGGCACCCAAGGGCTGAAACGCATCTCGGAAATCATACAGAAGAGAAAGCATCCATGA
- the LOC120009964 gene encoding myb-related protein 315-like, with product MGRQPCCDKVGLKRGPWTIEEDHKLVNFILNNGIHCWRAVPKLAGLLRCGKSCRLRWINYLRPDLKRGNFTEAEENQIIQLHSRLGNRWSKIASHFPGRTDNEIKNHWNTRIKKKLNLLGLDPVTHKPVEQTENSTANYQTISVPEPNSSTTTKEQEDDAVKDEEEDDDHQKKNDQLDVEETSELLSNYEMLCGGLDLEALMLNLESPNNTCSNTTSSLSLDQESNNKVNLWINGESSTTKQDDSLRQWCESFDYFLSWNEY from the exons atgggaaggCAACCTTGTTGTGATAAGGTTGGATTGAAGAGAGGTCCATGGACAATTGAGGAAGATCACAAGCTCGTCAATTTCATCCTCAACAATGGCATCCATTGCTGGCGAGCCGTCCCGAAACTTGCAG GTTTGCTAAGGTGTGGGAAAAGTTGTAGATTAAGATGGATAAACTATCTCCGGCCGGATCTTAAGCGAGGAAATTTTACGGAagctgaagaaaatcaaattataCAGCTTCATTCGAGACTTGGTAACAG GTGGTCTAAGATTGCTTCACATTTTCCGGGACGAACCGACAATGAGATCAAGAATCACTGGAATACTAGGATTAAGAAGAAGTTAAACCTCCTTGGATTGGACCCAGTGACTCATAAACCTGTTGAGCAAACAGAAAATAGTACTGCTAATTATCAGACAATCAGTGTACCGGAGCCTAATTCATCGACGACGACGAAGGAACAAGAAGATGATGCCGTgaaggatgaagaagaagatgatgatcatCAGAAGAAGAATGATCAATTGGATGTGGAAGAAACAAGTGAGCTTCTGAGCAATTATGAAATGTTATGTGGTGGGTTGGACTTGGAAGCACTAATGTTGAACCTAGAAAGCCCTAATAATACTTGTTCAAATACTACTTCTTCATTGTCTCTTGATCAAGAATCAAACAACAAGGTTAATCTCTGGATTAATGGCGAATCATCGACGACAAAACAAGATGATTCCCTAAGGCAGTGGTGTGAGAGTTTTGATTATTTTCTCTCATGGAATGAATATTAA
- the LOC120008425 gene encoding uncharacterized protein LOC120008425 isoform X1 produces MFTVQKAIRNINTAVDATRLTRFALQRPKCVEVEFANGSKYSLSAEFLRVYSPAADAKIRSFGGEKVIFGRRHVGIMSAEPVGNYGVRIIFDDLHKTGIYTWDYFYHLGSNKFSLMRNYIKTLKKHGLSRDPSRRN; encoded by the exons ATGTTTACAGTACAGAAAGCAATCAGGAATATAAACACGGCCGTAGATGCTACACGCCTCACCAGATTTGCTCTCCAGCGACCAAAATGT GTAGAGGTAGAATTTGCTAATGGTAGTAAATATAGTTTGTCAGCTGAATTTTTGAGAGTATACAGCCCAGCTGCTGATGCCAAGATTAGATCATTTGGGGGTGAAAAG GTGATATTTGGGAGACGCCATGTGGGGATCATGTCCGCAGAACCTGTAGGAAACTATGGGGTAAG GATAATATTTGACGATTTGCATAAAACTGGTATTTATACCTGGGATTATTTCTATCATCTTGGAAGCAACAAGTTTTCCCTCATGAGGAATTATATCAAGACACTAAAGAAGCATGGACTCAGCCGGGATCCAAGCAGAAGAAATTGA